A region from the Microcebus murinus isolate Inina chromosome 3, M.murinus_Inina_mat1.0, whole genome shotgun sequence genome encodes:
- the TMSB10 gene encoding thymosin beta-10, translating into MADKPDMGEIASFDKAKLKKTETQEKNTLPTKETIEQEKRSEIS; encoded by the exons ATGGCAGACAAACCGGACATGGGAGAAATCGCCAGCTTCGATAAGGCCAAGCTGAAGAAGACGGAGACGCAGGAGAAGAACACCCTGCCGACCAAAGAGA CCATTGAGCAGGAGAAGCGGAGTGAAATTTCCTAA